One Bacillus sp. (in: firmicutes) DNA segment encodes these proteins:
- a CDS encoding DNA repair exonuclease yields MRSVTFIHVADLHLDSPFLGLPPLPKELKRRIQESTFRSFSKIIDIAIDKRIDFLLISGDIYDGEDRSIKAQARLRKELVRLHEKNIPVYIIHGNHDHLGGNWTTLELPPNAHVFGDQVERKRLVKTDGTTVHLYGFSYPKRHVYESLLSFYKKEGEATFHIGLLHGQVEGNNDHTPYAPFTVQQLLTKGFDYWALGHIHKQQILHMDPPMVYPGNIQGRHRKEQGEKGGYLVTLTEHSEPSMTFLATSDVNWETIMIHIEKGSTFHDIFLQCQTKLQSIRKEQVGQLVDLHIELEERNEDLLQKVQTGEFIEILQEGEEQEEAFVWPYNVRVVSPEVEVPFSAMFLNELEETIQALSMETIYEGPLKELFHHYQAGKYISPLTEQEMNELIDEAKTTLFTTFQTIGKQR; encoded by the coding sequence TTGAGATCGGTAACTTTTATTCATGTGGCGGATTTACATTTAGACAGCCCGTTTCTTGGATTACCTCCGCTGCCAAAAGAGCTAAAACGACGAATTCAGGAAAGTACTTTCCGCTCGTTTTCTAAAATCATTGATATTGCCATCGACAAACGTATCGATTTTCTCTTGATTAGCGGAGATATATACGACGGGGAGGACCGCAGTATTAAAGCTCAAGCACGCTTACGAAAGGAACTCGTACGGTTGCATGAAAAAAATATTCCCGTTTACATTATTCACGGCAACCACGACCATTTAGGCGGAAATTGGACAACACTCGAACTGCCTCCAAATGCCCATGTGTTTGGGGATCAGGTCGAACGAAAACGGTTGGTGAAAACCGATGGTACGACCGTTCATTTGTACGGGTTCAGTTATCCGAAAAGACATGTATACGAGTCATTGCTTTCTTTTTATAAAAAAGAAGGAGAAGCGACCTTTCATATCGGTTTGTTACATGGACAAGTTGAAGGAAACAATGACCATACGCCTTACGCTCCTTTTACCGTACAACAATTATTAACGAAAGGTTTCGATTATTGGGCGTTAGGACATATACATAAACAGCAAATTCTTCATATGGATCCTCCTATGGTCTATCCAGGAAATATTCAAGGTAGGCATCGCAAAGAACAAGGGGAAAAAGGAGGGTATCTTGTTACATTAACCGAGCATAGTGAACCTTCCATGACGTTTTTGGCAACGAGTGATGTCAACTGGGAAACCATAATGATTCATATCGAAAAAGGGTCTACTTTTCACGACATATTTCTCCAGTGTCAAACGAAACTGCAATCGATTCGGAAAGAACAGGTTGGTCAACTCGTTGATTTACATATCGAACTAGAGGAACGAAATGAAGATTTGCTTCAAAAGGTTCAAACGGGCGAATTTATTGAAATTTTACAGGAAGGGGAAGAGCAAGAAGAGGCGTTTGTTTGGCCGTATAATGTTCGGGTAGTGTCCCCTGAAGTTGAAGTTCCATTTTCAGCCATGTTTTTGAACGAATTAGAGGAGACCATTCAGGCGTTATCAATGGAAACGATTTATGAAGGTCCTTTAAAAGAATTATTTCATCATTATCAAGCTGGAAAATATATCTCTCCACTTACCGAACAAGAAATGAACGAACTCATCGATGAAGCGAAAACAACCCTTTTCACGACATTTCAAACGATAGGAAAGCAAAGGTGA
- a CDS encoding ABC transporter permease: MNKFVTVLLHTFMTKLKSKPFIISTVIMAIGILVITNIDRIIDMFGGDEAKRVIVVDQTNQLFTPLQAHVLEVSDDIELVEATKEESEAEEQVKDGKYEGMLVLSMDGEGLPIATYKALTLTDSETINLLERSLQSIKSSLAAQQLQLSPDQLAKLTAPLSFQKEALSSEAKSEEELSQARFVVYLMILMLYIVVIVYSSMIATEVASEKSSRVMEILISSVSPVTHMFGKILGIALLGISQIIFLLTIGYISLTQLRDGTEDVIELLGLRDLSLSLIMFAIIFFLLGYFLYATFGALLGSLVSRTEEVQQTITPMMFLIIIAFFISMYGLEDPNASFVTISSFIPFFTPMTMFLRIGMLNVPVWEIVLSMSLLIATVVFFAVFGARIYKGGVLMYGKANIFKDIRKAILLTKKE, translated from the coding sequence ATCATTGATATGTTTGGTGGTGATGAAGCTAAACGTGTCATTGTCGTTGATCAAACCAATCAGCTATTTACCCCACTACAAGCCCATGTTCTTGAGGTTTCCGATGATATTGAATTAGTAGAAGCTACGAAAGAGGAATCGGAAGCTGAAGAACAAGTGAAAGATGGAAAATACGAAGGAATGTTAGTGCTATCAATGGATGGAGAAGGGCTTCCAATAGCTACCTATAAAGCATTAACACTGACAGATTCTGAAACGATCAATCTATTAGAAAGATCGCTGCAATCGATTAAGTCGTCTTTAGCCGCACAGCAACTGCAGCTATCTCCGGACCAATTAGCAAAACTAACCGCTCCACTTTCGTTTCAAAAAGAAGCACTATCATCTGAAGCCAAGTCAGAAGAAGAACTGAGCCAAGCACGATTTGTTGTGTATTTAATGATTTTGATGTTATACATCGTCGTCATCGTATACTCAAGTATGATTGCGACAGAAGTAGCGAGTGAAAAATCTTCCCGTGTGATGGAAATTTTAATTTCTAGTGTCTCCCCGGTTACGCATATGTTTGGAAAAATATTAGGAATTGCACTTCTAGGTATTTCCCAAATTATTTTTTTATTAACGATCGGATATATTTCTTTAACACAGTTACGAGATGGGACAGAAGACGTGATCGAGTTGCTTGGACTTCGAGATTTATCTCTATCCTTAATTATGTTTGCCATTATTTTCTTTCTTCTTGGATATTTCCTATATGCAACTTTTGGAGCGTTACTGGGATCGTTAGTCAGTCGGACAGAAGAAGTGCAGCAAACGATTACGCCAATGATGTTTTTAATCATTATTGCATTTTTCATATCTATGTACGGGCTAGAAGATCCGAATGCATCCTTTGTAACAATTTCTTCGTTTATTCCGTTTTTTACACCAATGACCATGTTTCTACGGATCGGAATGTTAAATGTACCTGTGTGGGAAATTGTGCTTAGTATGTCCTTGTTAATTGCCACTGTGGTCTTTTTTGCAGTTTTTGGTGCCCGAATTTACAAAGGTGGCGTTCTTATGTATGGAAAAGCCAATATTTTTAAAGATATTCGTAAAGCCATATTGTTAACGAAAAAAGAATAA